The following are encoded in a window of Streptomyces sp. Go-475 genomic DNA:
- a CDS encoding cupin domain-containing protein: MTATEGLLVPPGHGRVVRAPAQHVTFKVTGTHSRMASTFEVVVPPGFDVGAHVHTRSEELFYVLEGELDVLAFEPRVRTPDNWQGWESASGNRVVRATPGTVIVVPPGCPHAFANPTDTPAKMFFQASPPPDHERYFEELLEILASGGPPDHAAIQELRARYDIEQLTPLKHR; the protein is encoded by the coding sequence ATGACGGCGACGGAAGGCCTGCTCGTCCCACCGGGTCACGGCCGGGTCGTGCGGGCCCCCGCCCAGCACGTGACCTTCAAGGTGACCGGCACGCACTCGCGCATGGCCTCCACCTTCGAGGTGGTCGTGCCGCCGGGCTTCGACGTCGGCGCCCATGTGCACACGCGCAGCGAGGAGTTGTTCTACGTGCTCGAAGGCGAGCTGGACGTCCTCGCCTTCGAGCCGCGGGTCCGCACCCCCGACAACTGGCAGGGGTGGGAGTCCGCTTCGGGCAACCGGGTGGTGCGGGCGACGCCGGGAACGGTGATCGTCGTACCCCCCGGGTGCCCGCACGCGTTCGCCAACCCGACGGACACCCCGGCCAAGATGTTCTTCCAGGCGTCCCCGCCGCCGGATCACGAGCGGTACTTCGAGGAACTGCTGGAGATCCTGGCGAGCGGGGGCCCGCCGGACCACGCGGCGATCCAGGAACTGCGGGCCCGCTACGACATCGAACAGCTGACGCCCCTCAAGCACCGGTGA
- a CDS encoding acyl-CoA dehydrogenase family protein, protein MAEFTMELNDEQKEVRDWLHGFAADVIRPAAAEWDEREETPWPVIQEAAKVGIYSLDFYAQQYFDPTGLGIPMAMEELFWGDAGIALSIVGTGLAAVGVLANGTEEQIGTWIPQMYGDANDVKVAAFCSSEPDAGSDVASMRTRAVYDEAKDEWVLNGTKTWATNGGIANVHVVVAVVDPELGSKGHASFIIPPGTEGLSQGQKFKKHGIRASHTAEVILDNVRVPGSCLLGGKEKLDERLARAREKAKQGGERVKNAAMATFEASRPAVGAMAVGTARAAYEVALDYAVTREQFGRPIIDNQGVAFQLADMRTSIDAARLLVWRASWMAINGKPFTAAEGSMSKLFASETAKKVTAQAIQILGGNGYTREYPVERMHRDAAIYTIFEGTSEIQRLVIARTLSGKPIR, encoded by the coding sequence ATGGCCGAGTTCACCATGGAGCTCAACGACGAACAGAAGGAGGTCCGCGACTGGCTCCACGGCTTCGCCGCCGATGTGATCCGCCCCGCGGCCGCCGAATGGGACGAGCGTGAGGAGACTCCCTGGCCGGTCATCCAGGAGGCCGCCAAGGTCGGCATCTACTCCCTGGACTTCTACGCCCAGCAGTACTTCGACCCCACCGGCCTCGGCATCCCCATGGCGATGGAGGAGCTGTTCTGGGGCGACGCGGGCATCGCCCTGTCCATCGTCGGCACCGGCCTCGCCGCCGTCGGCGTCCTCGCCAACGGCACCGAGGAGCAGATCGGCACCTGGATCCCGCAGATGTACGGCGACGCCAACGACGTCAAGGTCGCCGCCTTCTGCTCCTCCGAGCCCGACGCCGGCTCCGACGTGGCCTCCATGCGCACCCGGGCCGTGTACGACGAGGCCAAGGACGAGTGGGTCCTCAACGGCACCAAGACCTGGGCGACCAACGGCGGCATAGCCAACGTCCACGTCGTCGTCGCGGTCGTCGACCCCGAGCTCGGCTCCAAGGGCCACGCGTCCTTCATCATCCCGCCGGGCACCGAGGGCCTGTCGCAGGGGCAGAAGTTCAAGAAGCACGGCATCCGCGCCTCGCACACCGCCGAGGTCATCCTCGACAACGTGCGCGTCCCCGGCTCCTGCCTGCTCGGCGGCAAGGAGAAGCTCGACGAGCGGCTGGCCCGGGCCCGCGAGAAGGCCAAGCAGGGCGGGGAGCGCGTGAAGAACGCGGCCATGGCCACGTTCGAGGCCTCGCGCCCGGCCGTCGGCGCCATGGCGGTCGGCACCGCCCGCGCCGCCTACGAGGTCGCCCTCGACTACGCCGTGACGCGTGAGCAGTTCGGCCGGCCGATCATCGACAACCAGGGCGTCGCCTTCCAGCTCGCGGACATGCGCACCTCCATCGACGCGGCCCGGCTCCTCGTCTGGCGCGCTTCCTGGATGGCGATCAACGGCAAGCCGTTCACCGCGGCCGAGGGCTCGATGTCCAAGCTCTTCGCCAGCGAGACGGCGAAGAAGGTCACGGCCCAGGCGATCCAGATCCTGGGCGGCAACGGCTACACGCGGGAGTACCCGGTGGAGCGGATGCACCGCGACGCGGCGATCTACACCATCTTCGAGGGCACCAGCGAGATCCAGCGGCTGGTGATCGCCCGGACGCTGTCCGGCAAGCCGATCCGCTGA
- a CDS encoding TetR family transcriptional regulator produces the protein MDTTQRTDQQRSADRRRRELLEAADRVVLRDGPQASMNAIAAEAGITKPILYRHFGDKGGLYAALAKRHTDALLDSLRAALDAPADRRERVEATLDTYLAAIEARPQVYRFLMHPAEGGQPGDQGFDVGKHSAPLLRRMGEELAQVIEERLDLGPGGQQLARVWGHGIVGMMHAAGDWWLGERPCSRAELVRSLADLLWGRLAAAGDRVGGPGF, from the coding sequence ATGGACACCACGCAGCGGACCGACCAGCAACGGTCCGCCGACCGCCGACGGCGTGAGCTGCTGGAGGCCGCCGACCGGGTGGTGCTGCGCGACGGCCCGCAGGCCTCGATGAACGCGATCGCGGCGGAGGCCGGCATCACCAAGCCGATTCTCTACCGGCACTTCGGCGACAAGGGCGGGCTTTACGCGGCCCTTGCCAAGCGGCACACGGACGCGTTGCTGGACTCGCTGCGGGCGGCGCTGGACGCGCCGGCGGACCGGCGCGAGCGCGTCGAGGCGACGCTCGACACGTACCTCGCGGCGATCGAGGCGCGGCCCCAGGTGTACCGGTTCCTGATGCACCCGGCGGAGGGTGGCCAGCCGGGGGATCAGGGGTTCGACGTGGGCAAGCACAGTGCGCCGTTGCTGCGGCGGATGGGCGAGGAGCTGGCCCAGGTCATCGAGGAGCGGCTGGATCTCGGGCCGGGTGGGCAGCAGCTGGCGCGGGTGTGGGGGCATGGGATCGTCGGGATGATGCATGCGGCCGGGGACTGGTGGCTCGGGGAACGGCCCTGTTCTCGTGCGGAGTTGGTGCGGAGTCTGGCTGATCTGTTGTGGGGGCGGCTCGCGGCTGCGGGGGACCGCGTGGGGGGTCCGGGGTTCTGA
- the def gene encoding peptide deformylase, with protein sequence MRHSSIPGAHGRVRPLTLHGDPLLHTPCAEVTDFGPELARLVDDLFATMYAAQGVGLAANQIGEPLRVFVFDCPDDEDVRHLGHVVNPRLVEADGVVVRGPEGCLSLPGLEAGTERYDHAVVEGFTMTGDPVTIHGTGFFARCLQHECDHVEGRIYADHLTGWRHRKLMRQVARSSWRRAD encoded by the coding sequence ATGCGACACAGCTCCATCCCCGGCGCCCACGGCCGCGTGAGACCCCTCACGCTGCACGGCGACCCGCTCCTGCACACGCCCTGCGCGGAGGTCACCGACTTCGGCCCCGAACTGGCCCGGCTCGTCGACGACTTGTTCGCGACCATGTACGCCGCCCAGGGCGTCGGCCTGGCCGCCAACCAGATCGGCGAGCCGCTGCGGGTCTTCGTCTTCGACTGCCCCGACGACGAGGACGTCCGCCACCTCGGCCACGTGGTCAACCCCCGCCTCGTCGAGGCGGACGGGGTGGTGGTCCGGGGCCCGGAGGGCTGCCTGTCCCTGCCGGGCCTGGAGGCGGGCACGGAACGCTACGACCACGCGGTGGTCGAGGGCTTCACCATGACCGGCGACCCGGTCACGATCCACGGCACGGGCTTCTTCGCCCGCTGCCTGCAACACGAGTGCGACCACGTGGAGGGCCGCATCTACGCGGACCACCTGACGGGCTGGCGCCACCGCAAGCTGATGCGGCAAGTGGCCAGGTCCTCTTGGCGCCGAGCCGACTAG
- a CDS encoding MurT ligase domain-containing protein, which translates to MAGNSDPLSPRAKLAVTAGKAVAAASRAAGRGSGSVIGGRVALKLDPDLLARLAQNLDVILVSATNGKTTTTRLIAEALRAAGPVVSNALGANMPAGITSALAGGSDARYGVIEVDEKYLAGVARDTAPKCIALLNLSRDQLDRAAETRMLAENWREGLAGSKAVVVANCDDPLVVWAASSSPNVIWVAAGQMWKDDAWSCPSCGGVMQRPGDDWYCGECGFRRPTPSWALSGDHVLDPHGSAWPIHLQLPGRANKANAASSAAVAAVFGVPPQVALERMYQVQAVAGRYDVVQFQGRDLRLLLAKNPAGWLETFSLIDPPPAPVILSVNARSADGTDTSWLWDVDYTRLTGHPICVVGDRRLDLAVRLEVADQHFQVYENLDQAVAACPPGRIEVIANYTAFQDLRRRVGN; encoded by the coding sequence ATGGCAGGCAACTCGGACCCGCTCTCGCCGCGGGCCAAGCTGGCCGTGACCGCGGGCAAGGCGGTCGCAGCGGCATCCCGCGCCGCTGGACGCGGCAGCGGTTCGGTGATCGGCGGCCGGGTGGCACTCAAGCTCGACCCCGACCTCCTCGCCCGGCTCGCCCAGAACCTGGACGTGATCCTGGTCTCCGCGACCAACGGCAAGACCACGACCACCCGGCTCATCGCCGAGGCCCTGCGCGCGGCGGGCCCGGTCGTCTCCAACGCGCTCGGCGCCAACATGCCGGCCGGCATCACCTCGGCGCTCGCCGGCGGCTCGGACGCCCGGTACGGCGTCATCGAGGTCGACGAGAAGTACCTCGCCGGTGTCGCCCGGGACACCGCCCCCAAGTGCATCGCGCTGCTCAACCTCTCCCGCGACCAGCTCGACCGCGCCGCCGAGACCCGCATGCTCGCCGAGAACTGGCGGGAGGGACTCGCGGGTTCCAAGGCCGTGGTCGTGGCCAACTGCGACGACCCGCTGGTGGTGTGGGCGGCGTCGTCCTCCCCCAACGTGATCTGGGTCGCCGCCGGGCAGATGTGGAAGGACGACGCCTGGTCCTGCCCGTCCTGCGGCGGCGTCATGCAGCGTCCGGGCGACGACTGGTACTGCGGCGAGTGCGGCTTCCGCCGCCCGACGCCGAGCTGGGCCCTGTCCGGCGACCACGTCCTCGACCCGCACGGCTCGGCCTGGCCGATCCACCTCCAGCTGCCCGGCCGCGCCAACAAGGCCAACGCCGCCTCCTCGGCCGCCGTCGCCGCCGTGTTCGGGGTGCCGCCGCAGGTCGCGCTGGAGCGCATGTACCAGGTGCAGGCGGTGGCCGGGCGGTACGACGTCGTCCAGTTCCAGGGCCGCGACCTCAGACTGCTGCTGGCGAAGAACCCGGCCGGCTGGCTGGAGACGTTCTCCCTGATCGACCCGCCGCCCGCCCCGGTCATCCTCTCCGTGAACGCGCGCTCCGCCGACGGCACCGACACCTCCTGGCTGTGGGACGTCGACTACACGCGTCTGACGGGCCACCCGATCTGCGTCGTCGGCGACCGGCGGCTGGACCTCGCGGTGCGGCTGGAGGTGGCCGACCAGCACTTCCAGGTCTACGAGAACCTCGACCAGGCCGTGGCCGCGTGCCCGCCCGGCCGCATCGAGGTCATCGCCAACTACACGGCGTTCCAGGACCTGCGCCGCCGCGTCGGCAACTGA
- a CDS encoding glutamine amidotransferase, with protein sequence MSDNQLRIVWIYPDLLSTYGDQGNALVVERRARQRGLDVARLDVRSDQPIPTSGDIYLIGGGEDRPQRLAAERLRRDGGLHRAVENGAIVFSVCAGYQILGHEFINDLGQREPGLGLLDVVSVRGEGARCVGDVLGDIDPRLGLPPLTGFENHQGVTHLGPTARPLAQVRLGNGNGTGDGTEGAYNDTVFGTYMHGPVLARNPLIADLLLKLALDVNALPPTDDRWYEALRNERIAAAQQPA encoded by the coding sequence GTGAGCGACAACCAACTGCGCATCGTCTGGATCTATCCCGACCTGCTCAGCACCTACGGCGACCAGGGCAACGCCCTCGTCGTGGAGCGCCGGGCCCGGCAGCGCGGCCTGGACGTGGCCCGGCTGGACGTGCGCAGCGACCAGCCGATCCCGACGTCCGGCGACATCTACCTGATCGGCGGCGGCGAGGACCGCCCGCAGCGGCTCGCGGCCGAGCGGCTGCGCCGGGACGGCGGACTGCACCGGGCCGTGGAGAACGGCGCCATCGTGTTCTCCGTGTGCGCCGGCTACCAGATCCTCGGCCACGAGTTCATCAACGACCTCGGCCAGCGCGAGCCGGGCCTCGGCCTGCTGGACGTGGTGTCGGTGCGCGGCGAGGGCGCGCGGTGCGTCGGTGACGTGCTGGGCGACATCGACCCGCGGCTCGGCCTGCCCCCGCTGACCGGCTTCGAGAACCACCAGGGCGTCACCCACCTCGGCCCCACCGCCCGCCCCCTGGCCCAGGTGCGCCTGGGCAACGGCAACGGCACGGGCGACGGCACGGAAGGCGCGTACAACGACACCGTCTTCGGCACGTACATGCACGGTCCGGTGCTCGCGCGCAACCCGCTGATCGCGGACCTGCTGCTGAAGCTGGCACTCGACGTCAACGCGCTGCCGCCGACCGACGACCGCTGGTACGAGGCGCTGCGCAACGAGCGCATCGCGGCTGCTCAGCAGCCTGCCTGA
- a CDS encoding 6-phosphofructokinase: MRIGVLTSGGDCPGLNAVIRSVVHRAVVDHGDEVIGFRDGWKGLLECDYLKLDLDAVGGILARGGTILGSSRVQPSHLRDGVERAKGHVEELGLDAIIPIGGEGTLKAARLMSDSGLPVVGVPKTIDNDIAVTDVTFGFDTAVGVATEALDRLKTTAESHQRVLVVEVMGRHTGWIALHSGMAAGAHAIVVPERPFDIEELTRRVGERFEAGKRFAIVVAAEGAKPRPGTMEFDEGGKDIYGHERFAGIARQLSVELEGRLGKEARPVILGHVQRGGTPTAYDRVLATRFGWHAVEAVHRGEFGQMTALRGTDIVMVSLAEAVETLKTVPDERYAEAETVL; this comes from the coding sequence ATGCGCATTGGTGTCCTCACGTCCGGCGGCGACTGCCCCGGCCTGAACGCCGTCATCCGGTCCGTCGTGCACCGCGCCGTCGTCGACCACGGCGACGAGGTCATCGGCTTCCGGGACGGCTGGAAGGGTCTCCTGGAATGCGACTACCTCAAGCTCGACCTCGACGCGGTGGGCGGCATCCTCGCCCGCGGCGGCACGATTCTCGGGTCCTCCCGGGTCCAGCCCTCCCACCTGCGGGACGGTGTGGAGCGGGCGAAGGGCCATGTCGAGGAGCTCGGCCTCGACGCGATCATCCCCATCGGCGGCGAGGGCACGCTCAAGGCCGCGCGGCTGATGTCGGACAGCGGCCTGCCCGTGGTGGGTGTGCCGAAGACCATCGACAACGACATCGCGGTCACGGACGTCACGTTCGGCTTCGACACGGCCGTCGGGGTGGCGACCGAGGCGCTGGACCGGCTGAAGACCACCGCGGAGTCCCACCAGCGGGTCCTGGTGGTCGAGGTCATGGGCCGGCACACCGGCTGGATCGCGCTGCACTCCGGCATGGCGGCCGGCGCGCACGCCATCGTCGTGCCCGAGCGGCCCTTCGACATAGAGGAGCTGACCCGGCGGGTCGGCGAGCGGTTCGAGGCCGGCAAGCGCTTCGCGATCGTGGTGGCGGCGGAGGGGGCCAAGCCCCGCCCCGGGACCATGGAGTTCGACGAGGGCGGCAAGGACATCTACGGGCACGAGCGGTTCGCGGGCATCGCACGACAGCTGTCCGTGGAGCTCGAGGGGCGGCTGGGGAAGGAAGCGCGGCCGGTCATCCTCGGGCATGTGCAGCGGGGCGGTACGCCGACCGCCTACGACCGGGTGCTGGCCACGCGGTTCGGGTGGCACGCGGTGGAGGCCGTGCACCGTGGGGAGTTCGGGCAGATGACCGCGCTGCGCGGGACCGACATAGTGATGGTGTCGTTGGCCGAGGCGGTGGAGACGCTGAAGACCGTGCCGGACGAGCGGTATGCCGAGGCGGAGACTGTTCTCTGA
- a CDS encoding cytochrome c oxidase assembly protein: protein MDHSGHGMTMDLPPFTLGRGLEWSTDPFFLVACLVGLALYGWGVVRLVRRGDKWPVGRTVAFVIGVLSIMLMMCTQLNDYGMVMFSVHMVQHMVISMVSPILILLGAPITLALRALPTAGRGRKGPRELLLMFLHSRYMRIVTHPAFTIPLFIASLYGLYFTPLFDTLMGSKPGHIAMMVHFLAVGLVFFWPIMGVDPGPHRPGYLMRMLELFAGMPFHAFFGIALMMASEPMVETFKNPPASLGIEALSDQNAAGGIAWAFSEIPSVLVLIALLFQWYASEQRQAKRQDRAADRDGDKELEAYNAYLSSLHARGN from the coding sequence ATGGATCACAGCGGGCACGGCATGACCATGGATCTGCCGCCGTTCACGCTGGGGCGAGGGCTGGAATGGTCGACCGACCCGTTCTTTCTCGTCGCCTGCCTGGTGGGACTCGCACTGTACGGGTGGGGTGTCGTGCGGCTCGTGCGGCGCGGGGACAAGTGGCCCGTGGGACGCACCGTCGCCTTCGTCATCGGCGTCCTGAGCATCATGCTCATGATGTGCACCCAGCTGAACGACTACGGCATGGTCATGTTCAGCGTGCACATGGTGCAGCACATGGTGATCAGCATGGTGTCGCCGATCCTGATCCTGCTCGGGGCGCCGATCACGCTGGCGCTGCGCGCGCTGCCGACGGCGGGGCGGGGCCGCAAGGGGCCGCGCGAGCTGCTGCTGATGTTCCTGCACAGCCGGTACATGCGGATCGTCACGCACCCGGCGTTCACGATCCCGCTGTTCATCGCGAGCCTGTACGGGCTGTACTTCACGCCGCTGTTCGACACCCTGATGGGCTCCAAGCCGGGGCACATCGCGATGATGGTGCACTTCCTCGCCGTCGGCCTGGTGTTCTTCTGGCCGATCATGGGCGTGGACCCGGGGCCGCACCGGCCGGGCTATCTGATGCGGATGCTGGAGCTGTTCGCGGGCATGCCGTTCCACGCGTTCTTCGGGATCGCGCTGATGATGGCGTCCGAGCCGATGGTCGAGACGTTCAAGAACCCGCCCGCCTCCCTCGGCATCGAGGCGCTCTCCGACCAGAACGCGGCGGGCGGCATCGCCTGGGCGTTCAGCGAGATCCCGTCCGTACTGGTGCTGATCGCGCTGCTGTTCCAGTGGTACGCCTCGGAGCAGCGGCAGGCCAAGCGCCAGGACCGGGCCGCCGACCGCGACGGGGACAAGGAACTCGAGGCGTACAACGCCTATTTGAGCTCGCTGCACGCACGCGGGAACTGA
- a CDS encoding serine/threonine-protein kinase, translating to MSSGSATSGAGRVVAGRYLLLRRLGSGGMGHVWLAHDQRLACEVALKEIVFRDPAEAGHEREARVARARAEARHAAGLRGHPHVVTVHDVLEHEGLPWIVMEYVTGAVDLRELVARRGPLAPAECARVGLAVLDALTAGHERGVMHRDVKPANILLAPDRTGAPHGRVLLTDYGISVQPDAGETRYTRASVLVGTAGYLAPERASGGTPTPAADLFSLGCTLYFGVEGRSPFERESQLAALTAVVMEEPRPPVRAGALEPVLRGLLAKDPDLRMTAPEAEAALSGLVASRSEAYERTRTDPGSPSPWEAGAGPGGLGPVVAASGTRRRRRSPALRAVAACGLGLVLALGGVWYALGDRPEGGGTGAPYGDAVGLGKPLADGDCVLADWPGGSRFAGTPRLTLDPTCRDKVPDGQVLAFVEAASAAEARKLGPARCEERTRELRERLADVRSHAVVPSATGFEAAGRRTACLVLGAHGPLYGPLGERRRFGTPFADTATMQKRDCLDVRSNREARLVPCGGRYDEQVLGFTRLGADVTLAEARTSSDAACARDVPPRDYGFDPSVYEAGSWTSEGPWKSGTHVVVCTVRRQNGGTMEGTEP from the coding sequence ATGTCCTCAGGATCTGCGACGTCGGGAGCGGGCCGGGTCGTCGCCGGCCGCTATCTGCTGCTGCGACGGCTCGGCAGCGGCGGCATGGGGCACGTCTGGCTGGCCCACGACCAGAGACTGGCCTGCGAGGTCGCGCTGAAGGAGATCGTGTTCCGCGACCCGGCCGAGGCCGGTCACGAGCGGGAGGCGCGGGTCGCGCGGGCCCGTGCGGAGGCCCGGCACGCGGCCGGACTGCGTGGCCACCCGCACGTGGTGACGGTGCACGACGTGCTGGAGCACGAGGGGCTGCCGTGGATCGTCATGGAGTACGTGACGGGCGCCGTCGACCTGCGGGAGCTGGTCGCCCGGCGCGGACCGCTCGCCCCGGCCGAGTGCGCCCGGGTCGGCCTCGCCGTGCTGGACGCGCTGACCGCCGGGCACGAGCGGGGCGTGATGCACCGGGACGTGAAACCGGCGAACATCCTCCTCGCGCCGGACCGCACGGGCGCGCCCCACGGGCGGGTCCTGCTCACCGACTACGGCATCTCGGTGCAGCCGGACGCGGGTGAGACGCGCTACACCAGGGCGTCGGTACTGGTCGGCACGGCCGGGTATCTGGCGCCGGAGCGCGCCTCCGGCGGTACGCCGACACCGGCCGCGGACCTGTTCTCGCTGGGCTGCACGCTGTACTTCGGTGTCGAGGGCCGCAGCCCCTTCGAGCGGGAGTCGCAGCTGGCGGCGCTCACCGCGGTGGTCATGGAGGAACCGCGCCCGCCGGTGCGGGCCGGTGCGCTGGAACCCGTGCTGCGCGGGCTGCTCGCCAAGGACCCGGACCTGCGGATGACCGCGCCGGAGGCGGAGGCCGCGCTGTCGGGGCTCGTCGCGTCCCGGTCCGAGGCGTACGAGCGGACCCGGACCGATCCCGGGTCGCCGTCCCCCTGGGAGGCGGGAGCCGGGCCGGGCGGCCTCGGACCCGTCGTCGCCGCGTCCGGTACGCGGCGGCGCAGGCGCTCCCCCGCCCTGCGGGCCGTCGCCGCCTGCGGTCTCGGGCTGGTCCTCGCCCTGGGCGGCGTCTGGTACGCGCTGGGCGACCGCCCGGAGGGCGGCGGGACGGGGGCGCCGTACGGAGACGCCGTCGGGCTGGGGAAACCGCTCGCGGACGGGGACTGCGTGCTCGCCGACTGGCCCGGCGGGAGCCGCTTCGCCGGGACGCCCCGCCTGACGCTGGATCCGACCTGCCGGGACAAGGTGCCCGACGGGCAGGTGCTGGCGTTCGTGGAGGCCGCCTCCGCGGCGGAGGCGCGGAAGCTGGGTCCGGCCCGGTGCGAGGAGCGGACGCGGGAGCTGCGGGAGCGGCTCGCCGATGTCCGCAGCCACGCCGTCGTACCGAGCGCCACCGGGTTCGAGGCGGCCGGGCGGCGGACGGCCTGCCTGGTGCTCGGCGCGCACGGGCCGCTGTACGGGCCGCTCGGCGAGCGGCGTAGATTCGGTACGCCGTTCGCCGACACCGCGACCATGCAGAAGCGCGACTGTCTGGACGTCCGTTCGAACCGGGAGGCGCGGCTGGTGCCGTGCGGCGGGCGGTACGACGAACAGGTGCTCGGGTTCACCCGGCTGGGCGCGGACGTGACGCTCGCCGAGGCGCGGACCTCATCGGACGCGGCGTGCGCGCGGGACGTCCCCCCGCGCGACTACGGCTTCGATCCGTCCGTCTACGAAGCCGGTTCGTGGACCAGCGAGGGCCCCTGGAAATCCGGTACTCATGTCGTCGTCTGCACCGTCAGGAGGCAGAACGGGGGCACCATGGAGGGGACCGAACCATGA
- a CDS encoding histidine kinase, which produces MSDFLAGLCVAVLPVLALGVWLGRRTARAKSLAGLGTPVEHATFETLHTASLAAPPLRAGLTEETARKSARKLRSLLGTDALCLTDREQVLVWDGDGAHHRTQIMERLAGPLDSGRGEAFALTCDRLDCSVRWAVVAPLTVDDRVHGALVACAPRESAVLVRAAGEVARWVSVQLELADLDQSRTRLIEAEIKALRAQISPHFIFNSLAVIASFVRTDPERARELLLEFADFTRYSFRRHGDFTTLADELHAIDHYLALVRARFGERLSVTLQIAPEVLPVALPFLCLQPLVENAVKHGLEGKAVSSGKCHIQITAQDAGAEALVVIEDDGAGMDPDLLRRILAREVSPSGGIGLSNVDDRLRQVYGDDHGLVIETATGAGMKITVRLPKYQPGVHSAGRLTRE; this is translated from the coding sequence ATGAGCGACTTCCTGGCCGGCCTGTGCGTCGCCGTCCTCCCGGTCCTGGCCCTCGGCGTCTGGCTGGGCCGGCGCACCGCCCGGGCCAAGAGCCTCGCCGGCCTCGGCACCCCCGTCGAGCACGCCACCTTCGAGACCCTGCACACCGCCTCCCTCGCCGCGCCCCCGCTCCGGGCCGGCCTGACCGAGGAGACCGCCCGCAAGTCCGCCCGCAAACTGCGCTCCCTGCTCGGCACCGACGCCCTCTGCCTCACCGACCGCGAACAGGTCCTGGTCTGGGACGGCGACGGCGCCCACCACCGCACCCAGATCATGGAACGCCTCGCCGGTCCCCTGGACAGCGGCCGGGGCGAGGCCTTCGCCCTGACCTGCGACCGCCTGGACTGCTCGGTGCGCTGGGCGGTCGTCGCCCCGCTCACCGTCGACGACCGCGTCCACGGCGCCCTGGTCGCCTGCGCGCCCCGCGAGTCCGCCGTCCTGGTCCGGGCCGCCGGCGAGGTCGCCCGCTGGGTGTCCGTGCAACTGGAGCTGGCGGACCTCGACCAGTCCCGCACCCGCCTCATCGAGGCCGAGATCAAGGCCCTGCGCGCCCAGATCTCCCCGCACTTCATCTTCAACTCGCTCGCGGTGATCGCCAGCTTCGTCCGCACCGACCCCGAGCGCGCCCGCGAGCTGCTCCTGGAGTTCGCCGACTTCACCCGCTACTCGTTCCGCCGGCACGGCGACTTCACCACCCTCGCCGACGAGCTGCACGCCATCGACCACTACCTGGCACTCGTCCGGGCACGCTTCGGCGAACGCCTCTCCGTCACCCTCCAGATCGCCCCGGAGGTACTGCCCGTCGCCCTGCCCTTCCTGTGCCTCCAGCCGCTCGTCGAGAACGCCGTCAAGCACGGCCTGGAGGGCAAGGCCGTCTCCTCGGGCAAGTGCCACATCCAGATCACCGCCCAGGACGCGGGCGCCGAGGCCCTCGTCGTCATCGAGGACGACGGCGCCGGCATGGACCCCGACCTGCTGCGCCGCATCCTCGCCCGCGAGGTCAGCCCCTCGGGCGGCATAGGGCTCTCCAACGTCGACGACCGGCTCCGCCAGGTCTACGGCGACGACCACGGCCTCGTCATCGAGACGGCCACGGGCGCGGGCATGAAGATCACCGTGCGGCTCCCCAAGTACCAGCCGGGCGTGCACTCGGCGGGCCGGCTGACCCGGGAGTGA